Part of the Leifsonia soli genome is shown below.
TCGACGGCACCGTCCTGCTGGCGGGATGCGACAAGTCGCTCCCCGGCATGCTGATGGCGGCGGCCCGCCTCGACCTCTCCGCGGTCTTCCTCTACGCGGGCTCCATCGCCCCCGGCTGGGTGAAGCTCTCCGACGGCACGGAGAAGGACGTCACGATCATCGACTCCTTCGAGGCGGTCGGCGCGTGCAAGGCCGGCAAGATGAGCGAAGAGGACCTCAAGCGCATCGAGTGCGCCATCGCCCCGGGCGAGGGCGCCTGCGGCGGCATGTACACGGCGAACACCATGGCCTCCGTCGCCGAGGCGCTCGGGATGAGCCTTCCGGGCTCCGCCGCGCCGCCGTCGGCCGACCGTCGCCGCGACTACTACGCGCATCGCTCCGGCGAGGCCGTCGTGAACCTGCTCAAGAAGGGCATCACCGCGCGCGACATCCTGACGAAGGAGGCGTTCGAGAACGCCATCGCCGTCGCCATGGCGTTCGGCGGCTCGACCAACGTCGTGCTCCACCTCCTCGCGATCGCGCACGAGGCCGAGGTCGACCTCACCATCGACGACTTCAACCGCATCGGCGACAAGGTCCCGCACATCGGCGACCTGAAGCCCTTCGGCAAGTACGTGATGAACGACGTCGACCGCCACGGCGGCGTCCCCGTCGTCATGAAGGCCCTGCTCGATGCGGGCCTCCTGCACGGCGACTGCCTCACGGTGACGGGCAAGACCGTCGCCGAGAACCTCGCCGAGATCAACCCGCCCGCCCCGGACGGCGAGGTCATGCGCTCGCTCGACAATCCCATCCACCCGACGGGCGGCATCACGATCCTCAAGGGCTCGCTCGCCCCCGAGGGCGCTGTCGTCAAGACGGCCGGTTTCGACGCCGAGGTGTTCGAGGGCCCCGCGCGGGTCTTCGAGCGCGAGCGCGCCGCGATGGACGCGCTCACCGAGGGCACGATCAAGGCAGGCGACGTCGTGATCATCCGCTACGAGGGCCCGAAGGGCGGACCGGGCATGCGCGAGATGCTCGCCATCACCGCCGCCATCAAGGGCGCAGGCCTCGGCAAGGATGTACTACTATTGACGGACGGACGATTCTCAGGCGGCACAACCGGCCTGTGCATCGGCCACATAGCACCCGAAGCGGTGGACGCAGGTCCCATCGCCTTCGTGCGCGATGGTGATCTGATACGGGTCGATATCGCGGCTCGCTCCCTCGACCTACTTGTCGACGAGTCTGAGCTGACCGCCCGCCGTGAAGGCTGGGCGCCTCTTCCCCCGCGCTATACCCGTGGCGTTCTCGCGAAGTTCTCCAAGCTCGTGCGCTCCGCAGCTGAAGGAGCCGTCACCGGGTAGGGGCCGTTCGCACCACCACCCA
Proteins encoded:
- the ilvD gene encoding dihydroxy-acid dehydratase gives rise to the protein MPEVDWKPRSRVVTDGIEATTSRGMLRAVGMGDEDWEKPQIGIASSWNEITPCNLSLDRLAQGAKEGVHAGGGYPLQFGTISVSDGISMGHEGMHFSLVSREVIADSVETVMMAERLDGTVLLAGCDKSLPGMLMAAARLDLSAVFLYAGSIAPGWVKLSDGTEKDVTIIDSFEAVGACKAGKMSEEDLKRIECAIAPGEGACGGMYTANTMASVAEALGMSLPGSAAPPSADRRRDYYAHRSGEAVVNLLKKGITARDILTKEAFENAIAVAMAFGGSTNVVLHLLAIAHEAEVDLTIDDFNRIGDKVPHIGDLKPFGKYVMNDVDRHGGVPVVMKALLDAGLLHGDCLTVTGKTVAENLAEINPPAPDGEVMRSLDNPIHPTGGITILKGSLAPEGAVVKTAGFDAEVFEGPARVFERERAAMDALTEGTIKAGDVVIIRYEGPKGGPGMREMLAITAAIKGAGLGKDVLLLTDGRFSGGTTGLCIGHIAPEAVDAGPIAFVRDGDLIRVDIAARSLDLLVDESELTARREGWAPLPPRYTRGVLAKFSKLVRSAAEGAVTG